CCTCATATAATACTATACGACCCGTACAGAATGTTATACGGTCTAATTTCTATATGGCCGTATaacgttatacgacccgtatacaggGTGTGAAATTAAGATTTTGGGGTGTGTGATTATTAGGACCCTTAAAAAATGACTATGCATCCTTTGATCATCAAAACTTGAAAAACATTCCCATAAAGAAAACTAGCGGAATTCCTTCGTGCGTGCGTTACGACATGACATGGCAAAAAGATATCgatcataaaaataaatacctGTATCGGTTCCAATAATAATGATATTGGTAACTGTTAACAATGTTCTTTGGTTGAAATCAATTCGTATTATACCAACACTCGTTATAACTTACAACACAAAAAATTACTCTATTTTGAATATTATCATGTTTTCAACAAAATTTATAATGAAACGTCGAGGAAAAGAATGTAAATACAACTgcgtaaaaaaaattaacaaatgaaaATTATTAAAGAAAAATCAAACTAAATAATAAGTAAATGAGCTAAAAGTGTTTATTAGTTTATTTATAGTGTAGTGATATAATATGAAATTTTAAACAAGTTGAAAGCGTGTATATAATCACATaacattttgtttatttttagttaaaaaatTATAGCAATGTCATACTCAAATAAAAGAGAATAAAATGTTCGTTTTATGgtgtattttatatataaatattaacgtataaaaaagttatgtcCGTTTAAAAATTTAGAGATGAAATTGGATGTGGCTTGCATGTCCTATGAAAATTTAGTTAGAACCAAAACAACAATTTgttttagagaaaaatgcccggatagtccctgtggtttcgccttttttcacctatagtccccaactttctaaaattacctgaatagtccccaagttttcattttttgttcccggatagtccctgggtctaacttcagtttgttttctctgttaagagggtgtgaaatgacaaaaataccctttccttaaaaggccaaaccacagggactatccgggcatcttcctcatttttatttgtaaaaccccaccaccacacttcatcttcaacctccacccaccatcaccctcctccaccctccaccatcaccgccacagtCACTCTCCACCAATTGTGAATACATATCCCACCATTTTAATTTGATTAATCGAAGCTAAGATCTGAAACCAAGGCCAATAGCAAAACTCAAAACCAACTCATCCAATTCAAGCAAAACAAATTGTGACTACAGTCACTCTCCCTCACCAACAGTTAAACAAAACAAATCCCGATCCCAAATAGCAAAACTCAAAACCAACACATCCAATATTCCAATTCAAACATGAAACGTGACTACCCAAATCAAAACCACACCCTCTTCACCGGCTCCATCAGCTCCACTCCTCCCTGCTTCCCGATCTGACCGGTAAATCAAAGATGTGGGACGAATTCAATGAACAAGACACCGGAGTTGACGAGCTGCTAGCAGTTCTTGGCTACAAAGTCAAGTCATCCGACAGGGTTGACGTCACACAAAAGATCGAACACCTTGAGGGCGTTTTATCAAACGATGATGGATTGTCACAGATGGCGTCCGATTCGGTTCACCAAAACCCATCCGATCTATGAAAATTGTCACAACCACCGCCTATTTCTTTTTCTCTCTCGGGAACAAGTGAGAGTTTTGCTTTCACATATTTGCTTTGCTGGTTGGAATCTGTGGCATGCGGTGGTGACCGGAATTCTTTGCCGGTGATGGTTGAGGAGGTTGAAGGGGATGGGTAGGGGGGAGGTTGTTGATGGGTTATGTTTTAGTTTTTATAAATTGTTGCTTCTCAGATTCGGAACTGAAAGATAATCACGTTCCCACTTGTGCATTAAGAAATGATGAACTTGTGCAGATATCTGTAGTCACAAATTAAAATGGTGGGATCTGTAGTCACGTTCCCGATTCTAATTTTTGCCTTGGTTTCAGATCTCAGCTGCGACTAATCAAATTAAAATGGTGGGATCTGTAGTCACAATTGGTGGAGAGTGACTGTGGCGGTGAtagtggagggtggaggagggtgatggtgggtggaggttgaagatgaagtgtggtggtggggttttatataaataaaaataaagaagatgcccggatagtccctgtggtttggccctttaaggaaagggtatttttgtcatttcacaccctcttaacagagaaaacaaactgaagttagacccagggactatccgggaacaaaaaatgaaaacttggggactattcaggtaattttagaaagttggggactataggtgaaaaaaggcgaaagcacagggactatccgggcatttttctctttgttttattatatttaaaTAACTACTTAATATTATTTAGGACGGAATAAAGTTTATATGTAAGTGGATATGTAAGTGGGTATTTCAAACTGAACCACAATGGGTATGCGATGTGACAAGTATAACCACTTTCGATATACAAGAATATTCATATTCGATGAACACACTACACTCGGTGTATAAGACCATCTCGTAAACATAACCACATTTTGTTGTATCATGTATAAGAAATAACATCTCATGCTAAATTGTGTTATAAGCGCTACCACCACCTAATGTGAAATGCTCATGGGAAAGTTCAAATACAACTCAACTGTACCGTGAATAGTGGCGGAGGtacagtggcggatcttgcccgttgaacgtgcCAGGGTCGAAAGACACGGATACTAAAAAAAGCCCGggcatagtatatataaaaaatttcgattgaaatgcggaaaattagcactacggccgaaaaacttgcccgggCCGTGGCCCTGCCATAGCCCTTCTAAGAACCGCCCCTGACCATGAAACGTAAATATGGGAGAAAATAGGCCCGACTGTGATTTCGCTGTGGCAATAGTGGCTGACACAAGATTTATTTTCTGAGGGGAGCGATCGGGAGGCTTAACCGAAATTTTAAGTGGGGTGATCCGGATTTTTGCCtaaaagttataaaactgaacCCATTGCATTAGGGTTAACGTTTCTGTAaagggtaacgaaatcgaaaaaacgtcaattttttctaaaatttacactaccgtcggAGCGTCACGGGGCAACAAAGGTTACCCCTTGTAACATTATAGACAACGGGGCAACAAAGGTTACCCCTTATAACATTATAGGTCCGCCCCTGATGAAAAACAGCAAAACTCTCTATGATCACCTATCTGACTATTTATCCAACTATTTGGTCCATCATTTTTTTGAGGGCCCATAATAAAGTGCATAATCAAAGCCTGCAAATTCAATATGGACTCAAGAAACATATACCCTTGACTCCTTGAGTCAGAAAAGTCAACCCATTCTCAAAGCAGTATTTAACAAAAACATATGATCTTGAAAATATTCAAAAGTAATTGACTTCatataccaccaccaccactctttGGAGATTCCAATTAGTAGCACCGGTTACAAGTTTCAAGGATGGCGAAATACATTGGCTGTTTGCAAGTTTTGACAATGGCACAATTATCATTTAACCGTCGAAAATGGATGAAAGTTTTTCCATAAAAAAATAACTGACGAAACCACATCACCATACGACGTTTCAACCTATTTTCCAAGCAGACGGCGAGTACGTTGATTGGCGCCTTTCACTCTGAAGTTGATCTCCTCAACATCATCCTGAAGAGGATTGAGAGCTTTGTTTTGCCTACACAACGCAAAAAACATTCAACCTTCACACGCTACCTCTTATTTTCAGATACAAAACACGCATTCAGACCCCTTAAATAGGACCGAACCCGTATGAGTCGGTTGCTAGAAAACACTAACCTCTCAATCTCTGAACCCATGTCAACAGCCATTTCCTTTAGTTCCCCCAATATGTCACTCAAGTCAGAAAGGCCGTCATCCTGCTTTGCCTTTTCATACTGTGATGTTGAATTACAAGAGATTAATGTTACCCTAACACGGCCAAAATCTAGTTTTTATTTACACGGGTGGCATAAAAAagatttttaagttttttttttttttttttttttttttttttttttttttttggaaaaaaccttttgtaaggccaagttctcacggttctcacaacttataggagttttcattttaccctaaccctatatatatattctcAAAAGAACAGTGGTTACTTGATTGTTCAAAAGGCCCGTGATTGAAAGTATATTCATACCTCAACTTTCTGCATAGCATCTGCAGATTCAGGAAGTGGAGTTCTTGAACGCGATGATGGTCCCTTATTTGCGGATGTTGTAAGTCCAAGTTTTTCTCTTTGCTCTAAATGGTTACCCTTTCTTCGGTCAGGGTCATCTGTAAAATTATCAAAGGTTAGTATAGTAAATCACTAAAACGCCCTCCCACCAAGCATAACTTACAAAGATTTACGACAACGGTATCTAAACGTACGACTTTATTTTGGTTAATTACCTCTGATGCTCGTAGGCCCTTTTATTGTCTGACCCTTTTTAGGCTTCCAAGTCCTAGAAAAAATGCCCCCTAGACTTCCCAACAGCTTCTCAccctaaaaaaagaaaaaaaaaagcccGATTAATATAATCAAAAAGCGGTTCATTGTGGTTCGGTTTAATTACTTTGGAACTGCGTAAAGTGGTTAACAGGTTTCGTGTGTCGTTTCGTGTAACCTATTTATTATcaggttcgtgttcgtgtttagAAAAACCGACACGATAAGATTTCATGTTGTGTTCGTGTTTACCTGTTTCGAGTTCAtgtcttatcgtgttcgtgtcttaacaggtcgggttgacacgatatgccagccctagtTCGGTCCATGCTTCTGGCCCAAACCAAACAAAGCGAACCAGTCTATTCACATACCTTACTGAGATCCTGCTCGATGTCAGCTGCAGCCATATGGGTTCGATTAATCTGCTCACCCTGTTGATGCAAGGTTATCATCGTGTTCGTAGCGCTTTCTCTGATATCCTCCGCAATTTTTAATGCACTATGCACAGACTTTGTAGTCTCTTCCGCCTTATATGCAGCATAATGCTCCAATTCCTGCACACTTTGGTTCTCTATACCGCCGGAATCAATAAAGTCGTTCTTGTATTTGTTTCTTGATGCAAACGAGGTCCCTTTATTGAC
This is a stretch of genomic DNA from Helianthus annuus cultivar XRQ/B chromosome 16, HanXRQr2.0-SUNRISE, whole genome shotgun sequence. It encodes these proteins:
- the LOC110915242 gene encoding SNAP25 homologous protein SNAP33, which encodes MFGHKKPHLHKTTKQNTVDPRVQSQPSHNPFDSDDEIDKQSTRKPSNVASSKPSSLTQNSTTSLFDDNGVNKGTSFASRNKYKNDFIDSGGIENQSVQELEHYAAYKAEETTKSVHSALKIAEDIRESATNTMITLHQQGEQINRTHMAAADIEQDLSKGEKLLGSLGGIFSRTWKPKKGQTIKGPTSIRDDPDRRKGNHLEQREKLGLTTSANKGPSSRSRTPLPESADAMQKVEYEKAKQDDGLSDLSDILGELKEMAVDMGSEIERQNKALNPLQDDVEEINFRVKGANQRTRRLLGK